ATCGGCGCCTCGGTGGGCCTCATCCTCGGCATTCTCACGGCCGTGGGCATTCGCACGGCGTGGCCCGAGATTCCCGCCACGACACCACTGTCATCCATTGTTGCGGCGCTGGGTGCCAGCGCCGTCACCGGTGTCATCTTTGGGATGGTGCCGGCCATGCGGGCGGCGAAACTCGATCCGGTGGCAGCGTTGCGGCACGAGTAGCGGCGGTCGTGGCCACCGCGCGCTGCGTGGCAATCAACGCTGCCGTAAGCGCCAGTACGCCGGTGAACTGGTGCAGCACGCCAAGCGGAATGGGTACGGCCAGCAGCAGCGTGGTGATGCCAAGCACGAGCTGCAACGTGATGACCGTGGCAAAGCCGAACACCGCGCGCTGCACCATCTGCGGAAGCGCCCCCTGCCGTGCACGCCAGGCCAGCGCAAGCACCAGCGCGGTCACCGTCATGGCGAGCAGTCGGTGATGGAACTGCGCAGCCGCGGGGTTCTCGAACGCGTTGGACCACCACGGTGAGAGCATCCCATAACCGGGTGGCACCACCTGGCCACCCATGAGCGGAAACTCGTTGAACACCTTGCCGCCACGCAGTCCGGCCACAAAGCCGCCGGAAAGCACGGTGATTCCGAGCAGCGTGGTGGCCGCAACGAGCGCCGTGCGCCAGCCGTGCGACGTCTGCGACGCTTCGCGCAGTTCGGCGTCACTGCGTGCGCGCAGTTCGCTGTAGGTCCACACCGCGACCGCGAGAATGCCAAGGGCGAGTCCGAGGTGCGCCGTGAGACGATACGAACTCACACTGACGCGTTCGACGAGTCCGCTCTGCACCATGTACCAGCCCAGCGCACCCTGACCAGCGGTAAGCAACGGCAGCGCGGCGAGTCGCACGCGAAGCGACTTGGGCAGGCGCCCCTGCACGAGGAACACGAGATACGGAATGGCGAAGACCAGCCCGACGGTGCGGGCGACGTTCCGGTGGAACCACTCCCACCAGTAGATCCACTTGAACTCGGACATGGTGATGCCGGCATGCGTGCTGCTCGCCTGCGGAATCTGCCGGAATTTTTCGAGCTCAAGCGCCCACGCCGCGTCGTCGGAAGGCGGCAGCGCACCGGATACCGGTTTCCATTCGGTGATGGAGAGTCCGCTTTCGGTGAGACGGGTAATGCCACCCACCGCCACCGCAAAGAACACGGCAATGATGGAGGCCATCAGCCAACGGCGCAGCGCGAGTCGATCGCGGTCAGGCAGGGCGCCGGGCAGTCCGAGGTCGGTTGTGGTAGCCACCCCTGAACCCTGACAGGGGGGGCGGTGGGGGTCAAGGGACGGCGGTCCCTGCACCGTCAGTCCGAACGCGGCGCTGCTCGCCGACAACCCGCTCGATCAACGCGACGGCCGTGGCCATTCCGTCCTGCGCCTGCATGGCGGCGGCAATCCGCGTGGCGGCTTCCTTGAAACGGGGCTGCGAAACCAGCTCCGCAAGTGCTGCCCCCAGCGACTCGGCGTGGAGTCGCTTCTGCGGGAGCGGTGCGGGACCCGCGCCGAGCTTTGCGATACGATCACCCCAGAATGGCTGGTCGAGTCCGAATGGACAGATCAGGGTCGGACAACCGGCGCGCAGTCCAGCGGCGGTCGTACCCGCGCCGCCATGGTGGACAACGGCTGCCATGCGCGGAAAGAGCCAGGTGTGCGGTGCTTCGTCCAGCGCAAACACGTTGCTGGGCAAGGCCGCGTCTACGAGGCCACCCCAGCCGCGCGCGAGCACCGCGCGAACACCGGCCTGCGAAACCGCCGCGAGAATGCGCCGCGTGGCATCCGCGGCATCGGCACTGGCCATGCTGCCAAAGCCGATATACACCGGCGCTGGACCGTGCTCCAGAAAGCGCAGCAGCGCCGGCGGCGGCTGCCACGTGGCGCCGTCACTGTCCACCGCGTCGTCGAGAAACCAGTACCCGCTGACGTATGCGTGTGATGGCCAGTCGTGTGGGCGCGGCGAGACAGCGTCACTGTAACCATGCAGCACCGTGATGGGCACACCCGGCTGCAATTGACTGGGTGAACTGTGGCGCGAGTGTCCCTGTGGGTCGTGTGCCTTTCGCCATGTCCGGAGATAGCCGCGCGTCCCACGCGCCGTGAGTGATTCCACCACACGCCAGGTGAGTCGGTTGTAACGCCTGCCCAATGGCAGCTTCGGCATACCCCAGAACGGCACATCACCCGTGGCGACCTGCATCGGGATCAGTGGCGCCAGCACGGCGGGAATACCACGCTTCGCGCTGATCGACGGCATGCAGAACAGCTTGGGATGGTAGACGATGACATCCGGCCGCCATGCTTCGCTGGCAGCCCAGGCATCTGCGACGAGGCGCTCATTCATTGGCCGCACCTGCTGAAACACCGACCACGCGGTCCTGAGTCCGCCCCACACGCTGTCGAGCTGGCCAATGAGCAGACGGCCTGCCGGCGACTCGAGAAGCCGCAGCAGGCTGTCGTCGAGCGGCAAATGTGCAACACCGAACTGCCGAATCCACGGCGCGTACCGTTCGCACGTGCAGAGAGCCACGTCGTGACCGGCAGCCTTGAGGCCTCGAGCCAGGGCCAGGTAGGGCTGCACGTCGCCACGGGTGCCGATGGTTGCGATCAGGATGCGCATGCAGGGTCAGGTCCTGGCTGCGGACGAGCGAGTATGAACGGAACCTGCAGGCGTCAGTGTGCGCGCCGCTATGCTCATGGCTTCAGGTACAGCGCGGCGACGGCGTGCGCGAGTTCGAGCACCTTGCCGGGCGGCTGCTCACCATTGGACAGCAGAATGACCGTAAGCCGCTCGTCCGGAAAGCGGCTGATGGCCGTGCTGCTTCCCGGTGCGCCACCCGTGTGGCCCACGCGGCGCTTGCCACGGAACGGCGTCAGTCCGAAGCCCAGTCCGTAGGGCGCCAGGCCCTCGCGTGTTTCGGCCGGCGTCCACATCGTGGCCAGCGTACGTTGTGGCAACAACTGCTCGCCGTAGAGCGCCGCGTCCAAACGAGCCAGGTCGTGCACAGTCGACACGAGCGCCCCGTTGGCCTCATCTACAATCGGATCGAGCGACGGCGCTGCCTCGTATCGACCGGACTGCCACCGGTAACCTCGTGCCACATCGGCTTCGGGCGTGCGCCGCTGCAGGCGCGTGGCTGTCATGCCAAGGGGAGTGAGAATGCCCTGGGCAAGAAACGCCTCGTACGACATGCCGCTGACCGCGGCAATGAGTAGCCCAAGCAAGTAGTAGTTGGTGTCGCCGTACTCCCAGCGTTCGCCCGGCGGAAACTCCAAGGGCAGACACGCTACCTCGGCGAGCACATCACCCAACACGTAGTCTGCCTGCGACTTGGCAGTTGGGCATGGTGGTCGCTCGAACGCTGAGATGCTCGGTATACCCGATGTATGCGCCAGCAGCTGCCGCACAGTCACGGCATGCCACGCCTTGGGGAGCTGCGGCAGGTAGCGACCCACTTGGGCATCCATTGCCACCCGACCCTGCTCGACGAGTTGCATGGTGGCCAGCGCCGTAAACGACTTGGTGATTGATGCAGCCTGAAAGCGTGTCTCGGCAGTGACCGGGACACCGCGCTCGATGTCGGCAAAGCCGTAGCCCCGCGCGAGAATAATCTGCCCATCTCGCACAACGGCCAGCGCCAGCCCTGGCAGGTGCCGGGTGCTCATCTCGACGCGAATCAGCGAATCCACGGTGGTGACCGCGTCCGCCGAGGCCGTCTGCTGTGCCTGGGCGCGACCATGGAGCAATCCCAGTGTGGCGCAGGCTACAAGCAGACACCGCGACGCTGTCTGCAGTCGCTCGCATTCAGTACGAGTAAAGTCAGGACGCACGGCGCCTTGACTGCACAAACAGCATGCCGGCGAAGACGAGCTCGATGGCTGCGCCGCTGAGCGCACCAACAACGGATGGCGCGCGCGTCAGCGCCAGGACAAGACCTGCCGTGCACAGCAGCGCTCCGCATATCCAGTACGCACGTAGTCCATAGACGGTCTGGAAGGTCACGTAGCGCCCGCCGATGACCAGCAGCATGACCGGGAAGAACCATTCGACTCGGAGTACATGAACACCGTAGGCAATGGCGCACCCGGCGAGAAGCCAGAATGTGGTCTCTGCTGCGAGTGTGCCGAGCGGATTCCCGGATTCGTGCGTGCCCGAAGCCCCGAACAACTTGGCAATACCCACGCCAATCGGGTGAATGGCGGCGCCGCCCATCAGGAGGGTCAGCACACCAATCTTGTCGGACACCAGGGCCGTCACGAGGCCTGCCGCAAGCCAGACCAGGCCAGAGACCAGCACACCTGGTGCGCCGGACAGATACCCACGGCGCATGTCGGCCTGCGCCGCTCCTACAGTGAGAGTGTTCATTTCTGGTTCCGTTGAGCTACGGTCGCGCGCCACGGACACGTTCGAGTCCGTCAAGGATCAGCTCAAGTCCGAAGGCAAAGTCGAGGGTGCCATCATGTGAACCGTCGGCTACGCGCACGGTGATCTCATGCATGTACGGGTACAGACTGGCCGGCAGCATGGGCAGATAGGCAGCGGCAGCCGACGCGTATTCATCGGGGTTCACAGGGAAGTTCTGCTGCTGCAGCGCGAAACCATAGGTGTAGTTGTCCATGGCATTCCACGCCCGGTCCGTTTCGTGCCATGAGAAGCCCGCCTCACGCAGCGTGCCCAGCGTGGCATCGAGGTACGCGAGCATGTTGGGGCCGACGCTGATACGCGACACCACCAGCATGGGAGCCCAGGGATGGGCCGTCATGACCGCCAGTGCCGAATGCGCGCGGGCGCGCATGGCGGCCTTCCAGTCACTGCCGGGCGTGGGCCGCATGATTTCGCCGATCACCACATCGACCATGCCGTCGAGCAACTCGTCCTTGTTCGCCACGTGATTGTAGAGCGACATGGCCTCGACCTTGAGCGTCGTGGCCAGCTTGCGCATGGAAAGGGCCTCGAGGCCGTGCCGGTCGGCAAGCTTGATGGCGGCACGCAGAATGCGGTCGCGACTCAATGGCGCGCGGCGTGAGGAGGGCATGCGGGAGACACTACCGGTGCTGACAGCGTAAGGCAAGCGCGCGGAACGGACGAAACAGCTTGACCTCGCCATACTTACAGCGTACGCTTCTATGTACACTGTAAGTTCTTCTCGCAGCCCCCGGACTCCCCATGCGTCGTCTTCTTTCCGCCCTCGCCGGGCTGACCACTTTGGCATCCCCTGCCGCGGGGCAGGTGAGCTCGCCCGTCACCGATTCGACCACCCTGAGCCCGCCTCGCTGGCACGTCGGCTTCGCGGCCGACATTGGCCAGCCCGTTGGTGCCTTCAAGCAGCGGGTGAAGAACGCAGCGGGAGGACAGGCGCACGTCTTGCTTCGGCTCGACCGCCATGGCCTGACTTCTTTGCGCATGCAGGCGGGATGGCTCAACTACGGACACGAAAGCCAGCGCAGTTGCGTCGGAACGGCGCCTCACTGTC
This portion of the Gemmatimonas sp. UBA7669 genome encodes:
- a CDS encoding COX15/CtaA family protein, whose protein sequence is MATTTDLGLPGALPDRDRLALRRWLMASIIAVFFAVAVGGITRLTESGLSITEWKPVSGALPPSDDAAWALELEKFRQIPQASSTHAGITMSEFKWIYWWEWFHRNVARTVGLVFAIPYLVFLVQGRLPKSLRVRLAALPLLTAGQGALGWYMVQSGLVERVSVSSYRLTAHLGLALGILAVAVWTYSELRARSDAELREASQTSHGWRTALVAATTLLGITVLSGGFVAGLRGGKVFNEFPLMGGQVVPPGYGMLSPWWSNAFENPAAAQFHHRLLAMTVTALVLALAWRARQGALPQMVQRAVFGFATVITLQLVLGITTLLLAVPIPLGVLHQFTGVLALTAALIATQRAVATTAATRAATLPPDRVSPPAWPAPSQR
- a CDS encoding glycosyltransferase — encoded protein: MRILIATIGTRGDVQPYLALARGLKAAGHDVALCTCERYAPWIRQFGVAHLPLDDSLLRLLESPAGRLLIGQLDSVWGGLRTAWSVFQQVRPMNERLVADAWAASEAWRPDVIVYHPKLFCMPSISAKRGIPAVLAPLIPMQVATGDVPFWGMPKLPLGRRYNRLTWRVVESLTARGTRGYLRTWRKAHDPQGHSRHSSPSQLQPGVPITVLHGYSDAVSPRPHDWPSHAYVSGYWFLDDAVDSDGATWQPPPALLRFLEHGPAPVYIGFGSMASADAADATRRILAAVSQAGVRAVLARGWGGLVDAALPSNVFALDEAPHTWLFPRMAAVVHHGGAGTTAAGLRAGCPTLICPFGLDQPFWGDRIAKLGAGPAPLPQKRLHAESLGAALAELVSQPRFKEAATRIAAAMQAQDGMATAVALIERVVGEQRRVRTDGAGTAVP
- a CDS encoding serine hydrolase domain-containing protein, whose product is MLHGRAQAQQTASADAVTTVDSLIRVEMSTRHLPGLALAVVRDGQIILARGYGFADIERGVPVTAETRFQAASITKSFTALATMQLVEQGRVAMDAQVGRYLPQLPKAWHAVTVRQLLAHTSGIPSISAFERPPCPTAKSQADYVLGDVLAEVACLPLEFPPGERWEYGDTNYYLLGLLIAAVSGMSYEAFLAQGILTPLGMTATRLQRRTPEADVARGYRWQSGRYEAAPSLDPIVDEANGALVSTVHDLARLDAALYGEQLLPQRTLATMWTPAETREGLAPYGLGFGLTPFRGKRRVGHTGGAPGSSTAISRFPDERLTVILLSNGEQPPGKVLELAHAVAALYLKP
- a CDS encoding DUF7010 family protein; its protein translation is MNTLTVGAAQADMRRGYLSGAPGVLVSGLVWLAAGLVTALVSDKIGVLTLLMGGAAIHPIGVGIAKLFGASGTHESGNPLGTLAAETTFWLLAGCAIAYGVHVLRVEWFFPVMLLVIGGRYVTFQTVYGLRAYWICGALLCTAGLVLALTRAPSVVGALSGAAIELVFAGMLFVQSRRRAS
- a CDS encoding TetR/AcrR family transcriptional regulator, whose amino-acid sequence is MPSSRRAPLSRDRILRAAIKLADRHGLEALSMRKLATTLKVEAMSLYNHVANKDELLDGMVDVVIGEIMRPTPGSDWKAAMRARAHSALAVMTAHPWAPMLVVSRISVGPNMLAYLDATLGTLREAGFSWHETDRAWNAMDNYTYGFALQQQNFPVNPDEYASAAAAYLPMLPASLYPYMHEITVRVADGSHDGTLDFAFGLELILDGLERVRGARP